From Spirochaetota bacterium:
ATAAATAAAATATTATTTTGTTTAACTATATTGTCAAGTATAAAATAGTTAATTAAAATTATTGAATTAAAATTATATTTTAATATAATAGATTCAGGATAAATATTATGCCAAAAGAAAGAAAATTTTCTTTTATTAGAGATTTATTATTACCTTTAATATTATTATCTTTTGTTATATTTACAGGATATCTATTTTTTAATTTTCTTGTTGAATATGATGTTATAAAAATTGCAAAAAATAATATTGAAAATAAAAAAGAAGAAAAAAAAGAAAATATTGAATCCAAAAAAGATAAGAGTGAAAGTTTAAATGAAAAAGACAAAAACCTAAATTTTTTAGAAAGACTTTTTCTTTTATTTAAAAAAGATAACTTTAATAAAGATAAAACAGAAATATTATTAAAAGATAATAACAAAATATCAAGTTCTGATTTAAAGGATGAAAATATAATTATAGAATCAAAAAATAATTCAGCAGAAAACAAAATAGAAACTACAATAAATAATAATCAAGTAGAAGAGAAAAATATTTCTACTGTAGATAAGACTAAAGCTCAAGAAAGTGTAGTTGAGAATAAGAAACTTGAAGAACAAAAAAATATTGAAATTAAATATATAGAAAAAGAATATTTTATTTATCTTGTTGATGTTGATGAAAGTGGGAATATAATTTTTAGAAAAATTAAAGTCAAAATCAAATTTATTGACTCTCCAATATTTGAACTTATTAAAACTCTAATTTCATATAAAAGTTCTCAGTACAAAAATTTAATTCCAGAAGGAACACAAATAAAAAGTGCTTGGATAAAGAATGGTATCTGCTATGTTGATTTTAACAAGAATTTTTTAAATAATAAATTAGGATATAAAGGAGTTGAAGCTCAAGTTTATCAAGTTGTAAATACTATTATGCAATTCGAAAATGTTAAAGGTGTAATAATATATATAGAAGGTAAAGTTAGAAAATATTTTTCAGAAGAAGGTTTTATTATGGATGTAGTTTTTACCACAAAAGAAAAGTTATAGAATTTAAATGCTATTTTATATGTATTAAATAAGAAAAATAGGATCAGTTTTTCTAAATAAAAATTAAATTAAAAACTTATAATAAAAGGGGAAGATATATGAAGGAAGCTCCAAAGTTAAATTTAAAAAAGAGTTTTGAAGAATTTGAAAGAGGAAAAAAATTGGTTCCTGGTGGAGTTTTAGGGATAAGGAGACCTTATAATTTTGTAGAAGGTGAGTATCCAATTTATTTTGATCATGGAAAAGGTGGAAGGGTCTATGATATAGATGGAAATGAGTATATAGATTATTTAGCAGCATATGGGCCAATTATAATAGGTTATAGAGAAGAGGAAATAGATGAAGCAGTAATAAAACAAATAAGAGATAAAGGTTTTTGTTTTTCATTAACTCAAAAAGTTCAAAATGATTTGGCAGAAAAGCTAATATCTTTAATTCCATCTGCTCAAAAATGTATATTTGTAAAAACAGGCTCTGATGCAACAACTCTTGCTATTAGACTAGCAAGGGCCTATACTGGTAAAATAAAGATAGCAAGGTGTGGTTATCATGGTTGGCATGATTGGTGTGTTGAAGTAAAAGGTGGAATTCCACAAAAGCTCTATGAGGATGTACTTGAATTTGAATATAATGATTTTAATATGGTTGAAAAAATTGTTAATGAAAATAAAAATGACCTTGCAGCAATAATAATAACTCCAGTAGGTCATCCTCTTGCAAAACCAGTAGAAGAGCCAAAAGATAATTTCCTTCAAAAATTAAGAAAAATAACTGAAGAAAATGGAATAGTATTGATTTTTGATGAAATTAGAAGTGGTTTTAGAGTGTCAATAGGTGGAGCTCAACAATATTATGGTGTTATCCCGGATTTGTCTGTTTTTGGAAAAGCTATGGCAAATGGATATGCTATTTCTGTTACTTGTGGTAAGAAAGAGATTATGGATAAGGCAGAGAAAGAAGTTTTTGTTTCATCAACCTTTTTTCCAAATAGTCTTTCTTATATTGCAGCATTAAAAACTATTGAAATAATACAGAGAGATAAAATAATAGAAACTGTTTGGGAAAAAGGGAAAAAATTACTTGATGGATTAAAAAAAGTTATTGATTCAATTCCCGAAACTCAAGCACATTTATCTGGAATACCTCCTATGCCATATATTACTTTTAATAAGGATGAAAAAGGATTATATAAATTAAAAAGAACTGATTTTTTTACTCAACTTATAAGAAGACATGTTTTTATGCAACCATATCACCATGGTTATGTTATTGCAAGGCATACTTATGAAGATATTGAGTATACAATTAATGCTGTCAAAGAGTCTTTAGAATATGTTTCAGAAAAAAAATATTAAAATATATATTTTTGGTGAGATAGTTTTAGACCTTCTATTAATAAAAGATGATTGTATTTTACCTGTGGTTGGTGGATCAGCTCTTAATACATTGTTAACTTTAAAATATTTTGGTAGAGATCCTTTATTTTTCTCAGAAATCGGTAATGATTTTGTTGGGGATCTAGTTTTAAATTTTTTAAATAATAAAGGCTTAATTATTGAAAATATTTTTAGAAGTGAAGAGATTAAGACAACTATATCTATTGTAAAGTTTGATGAAAATAGAGAAGCTAAGTATAATTTTTATAAGAGTTATTATAAAAAACCATATTTGTATGATCCAATAAAAAAAATAAGTTTTAAAAAAGATGATTTTGTTTTTTTATCCTCTTTTTTTGCAGGAGATAATAGAAATAAAAAAATAATTAAATATTTAATTAAAAAGAGAAAAGAAATCGGTTTTAAACTTTTTTATGATCCAAATATTAGATTACATCATTTAAAACAAAACAAGGTTAAGTTAAATCAGATTTTAGATTTACTTAATAGTTCGGATATTATTAGATTTTCATTTGAAGATTTACTAAACATTTTTAGATATTTTATCTTTTATAGAAATAATAATAAAATTTTTGTTAAAAAATTATTTTTTTTAATATTTAAAAAAGAATGGAAATTAATAGAAAAAATTAAAAAGCTTTTTAATAAAAATAAAGATATCTTTAAAGAATATTTATTGAGGATAATTTTTAATAAAGACTTTTATTCAAAATTTAAAAATTATTTAGAAAATAATAGGGTTGATTTGATCAGGAAAGAATTTAAAAATTATTTAATCCAAAAGATATTTGATTTTTATATTAAAGAAGCAAAAGTAGATTTTATTAATAAATTAATTATTTTAACTGATGGCCCTTATGATATAAAGGTTATTTTTGGGAAAGATATTTTTAGTTTTGAAGTTCCTCCTATAAAACCTGTTAGTACAGTTGGTGCTGGAGATACTTTTAATGGTTCTGTATTAAATAATATTTTGGAAAATTATTCTTTTTATGAAAATTTTTTTAATAATCATAATTATAATAAAATAGAAAATAATTGTATAAATAGACAAAATATAAAAAACAAAATAGAAGAGCTAATTAATTTTAGTATAGAACAATCCAAGAAGGTTTGCCTTTCTAATTCAAATTATCCTTCATAAATTTATAAACTTTTAATTTTGTGTTTCAAGCATTTTAATTTAATATTTTGTTTAATATAATTAATTTAATAAACAAATTCTCAATGTTTTGAATAGTTTCATTCAGTTGTTTATAATAATTGTTAATTTCAGATTGAGTTAAATTCGCTTTGGGCAAAAGGTTTTTTATCAATTCCACAAGAATTTTTATTTTGTAAATATTTTTATATGTAATATAATTTATTGAAGATAACATATTTCTAAAAGCTGACCAGTAACCTTTTTCTTGTGGATTCAATTCTTTTTTTTCTTTAATTAATTGAAATATTTTTTGGAACCAAGCATTATTGTAAATTTCGTTTACTTTAGATTCCAGAAATTTGGTATTTTTATTTAGAATGTTTAGGATTTTAAATATTTCTTTTATTCTTATTTTGGCAATTTCTGAGCTATATCTGTTTCTTAAATTAATAAAGTTATCTATGGATTTATGTTCTTCTTTGATATTTTGCTGGGAAATTTTTTGAGGTTTTTTATTAAATTCAATAATTGTTGTTTCATTTTGTTCAACAAAAATTGAATTTTTTTCATCATCATCATATACTTGGACTTTTCCTTCATAAACTTTGATTATAGAATCTCCTAAATCTGAGGAGGCAACTTCAAACTCAGTCCCTCTAACTGAAGCTATTCCAGTTGGAGTATTTACTACAAATTCTTCTTTACCAGTTAATTTAGAAACAAAGAGTTTAATTTTGCCGTAAAATATACTTAAGAATGTCGTATTTTCATTATTGTTATTTAAGATTTGAGAAAGTGATAACTTTGAGTTTTCAAATATTGTAATAGTAGTGTTTTTATCAAGAAGAACTATTTCTACTTTAGACTCTTTTTCTGTAGTGACTATATCATCTGAACTTATTAATAAATCTAAATTAATTTCATATTCTTTTTGTTCATTTTGCTTAAATATTTTTGCTTTACCTGAAAAATAAGAAATTTTAGCAATAGGTTTTAAATTGTTTAGTTGATTAGTTTGAGAAAAAATTTTATTATTAAAATAAAATAATAAAATAAAAATAAATATAATAAATACCAATTTCTTAAATTTTATCATAAATCATTTACTCCTTAATAATAATTGAGTTTTTATTATTAATAACATTTTTAAAAGTTAATAAAAAATTTTTTATATTTTTATTTTTATAAATACAATAAATATATAGAATTAAAATTAGAAAAATACAACTTTTATTAATTTAAAAATTTTTTTAAATTTGATATAATTCCATTTAATAAAGATCAATTTTTTAGTTGACAAAAATAAAGAGTGTATTACTTATATATGTATATATATACATATATATGTATATATTTATTTTAATATTAATTTGATTTTTGATTAAAAGAACAAATTTTAAATATTTTTAATTAGTATGCTTATAAGGAGGATTCATGATAACAATAAAAAATTTGTCATTTTCTTATCCTAAACATAAAGTTTTCGATTCCTTAGAAATGAATTTAGAAAGTGGGAAAATATATGGATTGCTTGGGAAAAATGGTTCTGGTAAAACAACATTGTTTAAATTAATATCTGGAGTTCTTTTACCTGAATCAGGAAATATTGAAATAGATGGATTTAATACTATTTCTAGATCATTTAAAATTTATAATGAAATATTTTTTTATCCAGAGGAAATATTTATCCCTGAAATGAAGATTAATGAATTTATTAATGTTTTTTCTGCATTTTATGAAAGGTTTAATAAAGATAAACTTTATAATTTATTAAAATTTATGGAGATACCTGAAGATTATCAAATATCAAAGTTATCTTATGGAATGTTGAAAAAATTTTATTTAATTTTTGCTCTTTCAACTGAAAATAAGATTTATCTTTTAGATGAACCTACAATAGGTCTTGATATTCCTTCAAAAAGTCAGTTTAGAAAAATTATACTTGATTCCTTACAAGAAGATAGAATATTTATAATATCTTCTCATCAGGTTAAAGATTTTAATAGACTTCTTGATGAAGTTATAATAATAGATAATGGAAAAATAATTTTTAAAAAAGAAATGGAATACATTAATGAAAATTATGGGGTACTATT
This genomic window contains:
- a CDS encoding PfkB family carbohydrate kinase codes for the protein MFQKKNIKIYIFGEIVLDLLLIKDDCILPVVGGSALNTLLTLKYFGRDPLFFSEIGNDFVGDLVLNFLNNKGLIIENIFRSEEIKTTISIVKFDENREAKYNFYKSYYKKPYLYDPIKKISFKKDDFVFLSSFFAGDNRNKKIIKYLIKKRKEIGFKLFYDPNIRLHHLKQNKVKLNQILDLLNSSDIIRFSFEDLLNIFRYFIFYRNNNKIFVKKLFFLIFKKEWKLIEKIKKLFNKNKDIFKEYLLRIIFNKDFYSKFKNYLENNRVDLIRKEFKNYLIQKIFDFYIKEAKVDFINKLIILTDGPYDIKVIFGKDIFSFEVPPIKPVSTVGAGDTFNGSVLNNILENYSFYENFFNNHNYNKIENNCINRQNIKNKIEELINFSIEQSKKVCLSNSNYPS
- a CDS encoding aminotransferase class III-fold pyridoxal phosphate-dependent enzyme gives rise to the protein MKEAPKLNLKKSFEEFERGKKLVPGGVLGIRRPYNFVEGEYPIYFDHGKGGRVYDIDGNEYIDYLAAYGPIIIGYREEEIDEAVIKQIRDKGFCFSLTQKVQNDLAEKLISLIPSAQKCIFVKTGSDATTLAIRLARAYTGKIKIARCGYHGWHDWCVEVKGGIPQKLYEDVLEFEYNDFNMVEKIVNENKNDLAAIIITPVGHPLAKPVEEPKDNFLQKLRKITEENGIVLIFDEIRSGFRVSIGGAQQYYGVIPDLSVFGKAMANGYAISVTCGKKEIMDKAEKEVFVSSTFFPNSLSYIAALKTIEIIQRDKIIETVWEKGKKLLDGLKKVIDSIPETQAHLSGIPPMPYITFNKDEKGLYKLKRTDFFTQLIRRHVFMQPYHHGYVIARHTYEDIEYTINAVKESLEYVSEKKY
- a CDS encoding FecR family protein, with amino-acid sequence MIKFKKLVFIIFIFILLFYFNNKIFSQTNQLNNLKPIAKISYFSGKAKIFKQNEQKEYEINLDLLISSDDIVTTEKESKVEIVLLDKNTTITIFENSKLSLSQILNNNNENTTFLSIFYGKIKLFVSKLTGKEEFVVNTPTGIASVRGTEFEVASSDLGDSIIKVYEGKVQVYDDDEKNSIFVEQNETTIIEFNKKPQKISQQNIKEEHKSIDNFINLRNRYSSEIAKIRIKEIFKILNILNKNTKFLESKVNEIYNNAWFQKIFQLIKEKKELNPQEKGYWSAFRNMLSSINYITYKNIYKIKILVELIKNLLPKANLTQSEINNYYKQLNETIQNIENLFIKLIILNKILN
- a CDS encoding ABC transporter ATP-binding protein; this encodes MITIKNLSFSYPKHKVFDSLEMNLESGKIYGLLGKNGSGKTTLFKLISGVLLPESGNIEIDGFNTISRSFKIYNEIFFYPEEIFIPEMKINEFINVFSAFYERFNKDKLYNLLKFMEIPEDYQISKLSYGMLKKFYLIFALSTENKIYLLDEPTIGLDIPSKSQFRKIILDSLQEDRIFIISSHQVKDFNRLLDEVIIIDNGKIIFKKEMEYINENYGVLFLPKDYPNRDYILYEEEVISGKICIVDKRKMIGLPENVNIQDIDLEILFNFVLTCKDKLSF
- a CDS encoding GerMN domain-containing protein, whose product is MPKERKFSFIRDLLLPLILLSFVIFTGYLFFNFLVEYDVIKIAKNNIENKKEEKKENIESKKDKSESLNEKDKNLNFLERLFLLFKKDNFNKDKTEILLKDNNKISSSDLKDENIIIESKNNSAENKIETTINNNQVEEKNISTVDKTKAQESVVENKKLEEQKNIEIKYIEKEYFIYLVDVDESGNIIFRKIKVKIKFIDSPIFELIKTLISYKSSQYKNLIPEGTQIKSAWIKNGICYVDFNKNFLNNKLGYKGVEAQVYQVVNTIMQFENVKGVIIYIEGKVRKYFSEEGFIMDVVFTTKEKL